The genomic segment GTAGACTAGGAAGATGTGAACTTAAGATTAACATTCATGGTACCGGTGGACATGGGGCTATTTCGTATGATCCAGATTTCATAAACGCAGCTCATGAAGCTTCGAAATTAGCGATTGAAATAGAAAATTTAAGGTTAAACTATAGAGATAATTTCAAATTTTATGAAAATGTTGTTCCGGACTTGGATGCTGTAGACAATCTGAATGGTTCCTTCTATATCTCAAGAATTGATGCTGGTGATGGAACATTGTCAATTCCTTCAAAGGCTGAAATGATTCTAGATTTTACTTTGACACCAAATAGAACTATAGAAGAATCAAAAAAGATGATTGAAGATCTTATTAATAAATTGTATGGCGATGGGACATTGAGGAAAGTTTATATTGGTGGTGAGTTTAAGAAGATTACGGTTGAATACAGGGATAGACCAACTCCTTACAGTGAGGCATATCTTACAGGGGAAAAGAACTGCTTTACGGCATATTTGAGAGATATTATTGATAATCATTTTGGTTTTTATAATTACAATATGGGATATTCTGTTGCAGATGAAAATGTGTTTAAAAAGAATTTTCCACAGATCCCTGTGATCGTATCCGGTCCGATTGGCTGGAATTCTCATAAAGAAAATGAATGGGTTAGTATAAAAAGTGTAGAAGAATTAGTAATTCTTTATCGTGAAACAGCGAAAAACTTTGGGGATTATTTAAAAAGAGT from the Candidatus Delongbacteria bacterium genome contains:
- a CDS encoding M20/M25/M40 family metallo-hydrolase codes for the protein MSSVIQLLVDLIKINSINPFTSERNEDEWILGGNETEICNFLESKLNLYGFRVTRQYVHTDKRGKEYFNLLAEKGKGSKSILFYAHTDTVTANPWKDEKTALTPKFDKMEVYGELTDILIGLGANDMKAGIAIICEAVKDLDPDDYKIKVAFGVDEEFYSLGSNTLVNSDFMNDVMAIVVPEIGDGPNRFCGVSTLGIGRLGRCELKINIHGTGGHGAISYDPDFINAAHEASKLAIEIENLRLNYRDNFKFYENVVPDLDAVDNLNGSFYISRIDAGDGTLSIPSKAEMILDFTLTPNRTIEESKKMIEDLINKLYGDGTLRKVYIGGEFKKITVEYRDRPTPYSEAYLTGEKNCFTAYLRDIIDNHFGFYNYNMGYSVADENVFKKNFPQIPVIVSGPIGWNSHKENEWVSIKSVEELVILYRETAKNFGDYLKRVQSLSD